Part of the Candidatus Desulfatibia profunda genome, GGCGGATATATCGCAGATATCCCCGACCTTGAAGCATGCTCCGCATTTGGTGAAACACCTGAGGAAGCATTGCGTGAGGTCCAACAGGCCAAAAAACTATGGCTGGAGGCGGCTAGAGCAGATGGTAAGCCTATTCCACCTCCAGAATATCGTCCTGTTATATATCAAGTGGCGTCAGCTTGACAATGCGGTGCACAGGTACCGAACAATGGTGTCCAGTTGACCGGCTACCCACTATCGCTGCAAAACTTTTATCTGTGAAAGTCAGTACAAAGGTTTTCAACTTTTTTCGGTTTTAATCCGCCGCCAACTGACACCTGTCGTTATATGGCTTTGAATTTAATGAAAAAGAAAGGAGGTAAATCATGGCCAATTTTTTGTTTGTGTTAAGTCAGGATGACAATGAAAAGGCGACCAGGTGTTTTCAATTCGCCAAAATTGCTCATTCAAAAGAACACGGTGTCAATGTTTTCGTGATAGACGGTGGTGTATTGTGGACAAATAATGAAAGAGATTTTACACAGAAAACGGGAACAGGTGATTGCCCAAATGATTATTTGCCCTACTTGGTAGAAAATGAAGTTCCGATTGGCG contains:
- a CDS encoding DsrE family protein, whose translation is MANFLFVLSQDDNEKATRCFQFAKIAHSKEHGVNVFVIDGGVLWTNNERDFTQKTGTGDCPNDYLPYLVENEVPIGVUIPCAKNRQVDESKFFSNMILDGGPHLIDLAAEAKVFNF
- a CDS encoding type II toxin-antitoxin system HicB family antitoxin, translated to MRDYHINIFYSEDDGGYIADIPDLEACSAFGETPEEALREVQQAKKLWLEAARADGKPIPPPEYRPVIYQVASA